The region GGAGCGGCTGCCAGGCGCCGTTGCGGTCCTTGTAGTAAGCGCCGATCTCGCTGACCTCTGAGATGGGAGGAGGAGCCTGCTGCTGCGCGGATGCCGGATCCTGCGTGAGCCGCTTCCGTCCCTTGTTCATCATCGCGGTGATCACGCGCTCGGAAACGTTCGCATCTTTGAGGCCGATCAGGGAGTCCGCATCGGTGGTGTACTGTCCGGGCTGCTCGGCAATCGCCTGCAGGATTAGATCGTCACTGAGTCCGGCACTCACCATGCGAATGATGGAGCTGTTGGTGAGTGTCTTCGCGTGGGGCGAGGGAGCGGGAAGAGGCCCCTCTGTCGGCTGTGGCGGACTTTGCGCTAGGCCTGCCAGCGGAAAGACAAGCAGGAGCAGCCCTGTGGCAAGTGTCAACCTGGACAGCGACATCGGAAATACCTCCGCAAAAGGATCGTTCTGGGGTGTTGGACGATGGAGACGCATCCACGCGATCAAGGCAACTGCCGGCTTAAAGAAGCGATTTCCCTGATCTGTCATCATAAAAGCAGGGCTGTCTTCGTGGTACGAAGTCAGCCAGGAGATTTGATTTGATGAAGCTGAAGCTCCCCGAAGGAGAATTCAAGGCCTACCTGTTCGATTGCGACGGTACGATCGCCGACTCGATGCCTCAGCACTACCTCGCATGGAAGACGGTACTGCTGGAATGGAACTGCGAGTTTCCGGAAGAGCTTTTCTACGAGTGGGGCGGCATGCCAGTGGCAAAGATTCTCTCTTCCCTGAATGAGCGGCACGGTCTCTGTATGCCCCTGGACGACCTGCTGCGTCGCAAGGAAGAGATCTTCTACTCCAATCTCCCGCTCATGAAGCCGGTTCCCGAAGTCCTGGAACACATCGAGGCCCGGCACGGCGAGATCCCCTTCGCAGTGGTCTCAGGCAGCACATACGATTCGGTTCTGGCCTCTCTGACGGCACTGAACCTGGCGGATCGTTTTGAGGCGTTTGTATGCGCGGGAGACTACAAGCAGGGCAAGCCACATCCTGAGCCTTTTCTGCTGGCAGCCGAGAAGCTGGGAGTTGCTCCCGAACACTGCCTTGTCTTCGAAGACGCGCAGCTGGGAATCGATGCGGCGACTGCCGCCGGCATGGCGTCGGTCCGAATCGCGGCTCCCTGGGAGCGTGCGGCAGCTCTGGAACAGGACGTGGCTGAGGCTGTGGGAAACGGCTAGCGTGTGTGCTCAAACGCAGTCTTCTTGTGTCTGAGGAATATCTCAAAACGTATTATTTCGATCGGAGCAGGACGGTTTTATCGTCCTGCGGGGCAGAGAAACTCAAGTATTTCGGGGATGCCTTCCTGAAGCCACATCATGGCGGGAAATGCTCTAAGCGGGTTCACTGGCTAGCCTTTGCGGCACGCGCTCGGCTATGCTACAGTTAGCACTGCGGCGCTCTCTGCGCAGTGCACGTCTGCGCTTTAGCCAGCCGTCGCCACAGGGGCAAACCAAGGTTGTCGGGCTGGCGTAGCTCAGCTGGTAGAGCATCTGATTTGTAATCAGAGGGTCGGGGGTTCAAGTCCCTTCGCCAGCTCCAGATCTCCCCGCAACCGTTGATAGAGATTGGATTTGGTTGTACTGTCGGGCCGTTCTGGCCAAGCAGACCTCCGGAGACCTTCAGGGATGCAGGATGGACCTGATCGGTAGTTTTGGATCAGGCGCGGTTCTTGGCGGGCAGGAAAGAATGCTGGGCAGGCGGTGCGGCAGAAGATGTGCACAGGTGGCCGAGTGGTTAATGGCAGCAGACTGTAAATCTGCCGCGCAACGCGCTACGGAGGTTCGAATCCTCCCCTGTGCACCACGAAGTTCGTTTGGGTTGTAGGAAGTTGCAGTAAACAGGGGAACGTACGTGGATTTTGGCCCCTCCGGCAGCGGAAGGATGATCGTCGCGCTGGTGGTGCTCGGGATTTTGGCGATTCTTGCCTGGCAGACGATGGAGCCGGGAAGGTATCAATCGCTGACGTTTATCCTGTTAGGATTTTTTGCCTTTCGCGTAGCGCTTGGATGGCTTCGCTCGCGATAGGATTGTTGAGTCGGTTTTAAAGCTGATGTAGCTCAGTGGTAGAGCACTCCCTTGGTAAGGGAGAGGTCATGGGTTCAAGCCCCATCATCAGCTCCAGATTTACTAAACCGTCCAGAAGTTGGACGGTTTAGTAGTGATGCGGGAGTAACTCAGTGGTAGAGTCACAGCCTTCCAAGCTGTTGGTCGCGGGTTCGATTCCCGTCTCCCGCTCCAGAGATATTGAAGGCAGCTGCAGGAGAATGTGTTGAGCACGCTAA is a window of Edaphobacter sp. 12200R-103 DNA encoding:
- a CDS encoding HAD family phosphatase, encoding MKLKLPEGEFKAYLFDCDGTIADSMPQHYLAWKTVLLEWNCEFPEELFYEWGGMPVAKILSSLNERHGLCMPLDDLLRRKEEIFYSNLPLMKPVPEVLEHIEARHGEIPFAVVSGSTYDSVLASLTALNLADRFEAFVCAGDYKQGKPHPEPFLLAAEKLGVAPEHCLVFEDAQLGIDAATAAGMASVRIAAPWERAAALEQDVAEAVGNG